A region of Gracilinanus agilis isolate LMUSP501 chromosome 3, AgileGrace, whole genome shotgun sequence DNA encodes the following proteins:
- the C5AR1 gene encoding C5a anaphylatoxin chemotactic receptor 1 produces the protein MTLANDNLAYDFKDFQEEISTEYFSRDYSDYDNSTDYTPVDGAKRYTAYQIVSLLVFFVVFLLGVPGNALVIWVTRLESHKVVNAVWFQNLATADLFCCLVLPLLAVPIIQHDRWPFDNVSCRLLSCVILLNLYTSVLLLTLISLDRCMLVMKPIWCQNHRNVTLAKVACGVVWALALVLTIPAMIYRTLKEDLPGHWECVVDFEGKWQVEVGIAVSRFLFSFVGPLLIISICYVLLLNRLWSRQATRSHKTIKVVVAVVVGFFFCWTPYQIVGLLIAVSSKGSSVYRWMQHFDSLTIALAYVNSCINPVIYVVAGHGIKDRMARYSIYSLLQKVLTEDSVGRESKSFTRSTAVSEEHV, from the exons ATGACTTTGGCCAACGACAATCTAGCCTACGATTTCAAGGACTTCCAGGAAGAGATAA GTACCGAGTATTTCAGTAGAGACTACTCAGATTATGATAACTCCACCGATTATACCCCTGTGGATGGGGCCAAGAGATATACAGCTTACCAGATAGTCTCcctcctggtcttttttgtggTCTTCCTCTTGGGGGTGCCAGGCAACGCTCTGGTAATCTGGGTGACAAGACTGGAGAGCCACAAGGTGGTGAATGCCGTCTGGTTCCAGAACTTGGCTACTGCCGACCTCTTCTGCTGCCTGGTGCTCCCGCTCTTGGCCGTCCCCATCATCCAGCACGACCGATGGCCCTTCGACAACGTCTCCTGCCGCCTGCTGTCTTGCGTGATCCTGCTCAATCTGTACACCAGCGTCCTGCTGCTCACGCTCATCAGCCTGGACCGCTGCATGCTCGTTATGAAACCCATCTGGTGCCAGAACCACCGAAACGTGACCTTGGCCAAGGTGGCCTGCGGAGTGGTTTGGGCGCTGGCCCTGGTGCTGACCATTCCCGCCATGATTTACCGCACGCTCAAGGAGGATCTCCCGGGCCACTGGGAGTGCGTGGTGGACTTCGAGGGGAAATGGCAGGTGGAGGTGGGCATAGCGGTCTCGCGCTTCCTGTTTAGCTTCGTCGGTCCCCTCCTCATCATCTCCATCTGCTACGTCCTTCTGCTCAACCGACTGTGGAGCCGCCAGGCCACTCGCTCGCATAAGACCATCAAGGTGGTGGTGGCTGTGGTGGTGGGCTTCTTCTTCTGCTGGACCCCCTACCAGATAGTGGGGCTCCTCATAGCTGTGAGCTCCAAGGGCTCCAGCGTCTACAGATGGATGCAGCATTTCGACAGCTTGACCATCGCTTTGGCTTATGTGAACAGCTGCATCAACCCAGTCATCTACGTGGTCGCTGGTCATGGCATCAAGGACCGCATGGCGCGCTACTCCATATACTCCCTGCTCCAGAAGGTGCTCACTGAGGACTCTGTAGGGCGAGAAAGCAAGTCCTTTACCCGATCCACGGCGGTTTCCGAGGAGCATGTGTGA
- the C5AR2 gene encoding C5a anaphylatoxin chemotactic receptor 2, whose translation MENSSISYDYEDYSPGPDLPVDCGPGGSCGSVNPLQVSPLLLYAVVFLVGVPGNAIVAWVTGAIAHRSAPSIWFLNLAVADLLCCLSLPLMAVPVILKGAWPFGLAACRLLPSAILFNMYASVLLLAGASICRCLAVFWPGRAWDRLWPVWAGCGVAWALALLLTVPSVLTRRLHQEFFPKRYECVVDYGPSHKVEWAVAGIRFVGGFLVPLGIVAGCHVALLAHLRGRPEPRALHLLTLAVVGFFLCWGPYHVVGLTIAAAAPHSELLASVLQAEALVIGLALANSCLNPMLFLLLGRTQLRKSLWAACRLALGEDAEGEGADGPSSKKSTSEGQVSDTV comes from the coding sequence ATGGAGAACTCCTCGATAAGCTATGATTACGAGGACTATAGCCCGGGTCCTGACCTGCCTGTAGACTGTGGGCCTGGCGGCTCCTGTGGCTCCGTGAACCCTCTCCAGGTATCTCCTCTGTTGCTTTATGCTGTAGTTTTCCTAGTGGGAGTGCCAGGAAATGCCATCGTGGCCTGGGTGACTGGGGCCATAGCGCATCGGTCAGCTCCCTCCATCTGGTTCTTGAACCTGGCCGTAGCTGACCTGCTCTGCTGCCTGTCCCTGCCCCTGATGGCCGTGCCAGTCATCCTCAAAGGCGCCTGGCCCTTTGGCTTGGCCGCCTGCCGCCTTCTGCCCTCGGCCATCCTGTTCAACATGTATGCCAGTGTCCTGCTCTTGGCCGGCGCCAGCATCTGCCGGTGCCTGGCCGTGTTTTGGCCAGGGAGGGCCTGGGACCGCCTGTGGCCGGTGTGGGCAGGCTGCGGGGTCGCCTGGGCCCTGGCGCTGCTGCTCACTGTCCCCTCCGTGCTGACCCGACGACTTCACCAGGAATTCTTCCCGAAGCGATACGAGTGTGTCGTGGACTACGGCCCGTCCCACAAGGTGGAGTGGGCCGTGGCTGGCATCCGCTTCGTGGGCGGCTTTCTCGTGCCCCTGGGGATCGTGGCCGGCTGCCACGTAGCCCTGCTGGCTCACCTGAGGGGGCGGCCGGAGCCCCGGGCCCTGCACCTGTTGACCCTGGCCGTGGTCGGCTTCTTCCTGTGTTGGGGACCTTACCACGTGGTGGGGCTGACGATAGCCGCCGCGGCCCCTCATTCGGAGCTCCTGGCCAGCGTCCTGCAGGCCGAGGCTCTCGTTATAGGCTTGGCCTTGGCCAATAGCTGTCTCAACCCCATGCTGTTCCTGCTCTTAGGCCGGACTCAGCTCAGGAAGTCCCTCTGGGCTGCCTGCCGCCTGGCTCTGGGAGAGGATGCCGAAGGGGAGGGAGCGGACGGGCCCAGCAGCAAAAAGTCCACCAGCGAAGGACAGGTCTCCGACACCGTCTAG